The genomic region GGTGCGGCCGGTGCGGCGGATCTCCAGGAAACGGGAGACGGCGAGGTCGAGGTGGAGCGGCAGGCCGTGGGAGCGGGCGGTGATCGCCGCGCGGATGTCGGCGGCGATGAGGGGCTGGCCGTCCTGGACCAGGCGGCGGGCGAGGTGGGCCTCGCAGTCCTCGGGGGAGAGGTCGCCGATCAGGAACTGCCGGGCGCCGGAGCTGGCTGCCCGGGGCTGCGGGACCGTCAGGGAAGAGGGAGCAGCGGCCAGGCCGGGCCAGGCGGTGGGGCCGGTCCAGTCGAGCTGGCCGTGGAGCGCGGGGTCGGCCCACTGCAGGCGGCTGCGGCCGCCGATGACGAAGAAGGCATTGGGCAGGAGCCAGACCAGGCGTTGCAGCAGCCGCTCGAAATCCCGGTGGCGATCCGCAGTGTCCTCGAAGGTGTCCAGCAAGACCACCGGGGTGAGCCGCTTCTTCGCGGGCAGCTGGTCCAAATCCCAGGCCAGCAGGTGCGGGTAGTACGACAGCGCCTCCAAGTCCGGGGTGGCTTCCAGCAGGGCCGCCGTCCGGGTCGCGCCGGCCAGGGCCCGGGCACGTTCCTGGCGTTCGCGCAGCGCCGACACGAGCGCGGTGGTGAGCTGGCCGGCCGCAGAGCCGACCAGGCCGGGCAGCGCCAGGGCGGCGGCGACCTCACCGACTCCGGCCTGCAGCTGGCCGGGCAGCAGGTTGGCGAAGCGGCCCGCCAGCCCGGAACGCCGGACGTACTCGTCCAGCGGCTCACCGGGGTGCACGTGTTCCCAGTAGTGCCGCAGAGCCACGTCGAAGGACGGCACCGTGCGGTGCAAGGCCCCGGCGAGCGCGAGGCGGATCGTCAGGATGACCCGCTCGAAGTCCGAGCCGGTCGACGCGGCCCGCGACAGGTCGATCCGGATGGGCAGGACCCGGTCCGTCCAGGTGGGCGCGCCCCACTGCTCGGGGCGGTGCTCGGCGGCGGTGAGCGCGGCCTCGATCTTGCGCAGCAGGGTCGACTTCCCGATCCCGCCGACTCCGTGGAAGACGATCACGTTGGTGCGGGGCGCTTCGAGGTCCTCCACGTCGATGGACCCGCCGGCGACGCGGCGCAGGTGCTCCTCCAGCGCGGCGGCCACCACGGCCCACTGGTGGTTGCGGTCGGTGAACGCCTCCGCGACGTCGAACGCCGACGGGTCGTTGGAGCTGAACAGCGCACGCAGGTTGTCGGCCATGGTCCCCCCACAGGTGATCGTCCAGGCCCCAACTTATGCCGCTCGGCGGCCCTTCGAGGACACTCCGGTCGGCACGTCCGGTGCACGCTGGTGGTGGACTGGATATCGGCCACGGCCGACAATGATCCTTTTGTCGTCATCCCTGTGAAGGTTGGTTCCCGTGCACGATCCGGCATCCTCCTCAAGCTCCTGCGAGCCGGCCGATGCGGTCAGCCCGCAGGCCCCCGCGGACGTGGTGGAGGAGGTGATGGCCTGGTACACCCGCGCACTCCTGGCCGAGCGCCGCGCCTCCCACTCCGATCCGGAGCGCCTGGAGGACCTGCTCGCCCGGCGGCAGGAGTGCCTGCGCGACCGGGCGCGGCTGGAGGAAGCCGACGCAGAGGAGATCGCCCGTATTACCGCGTCCTACGCGGCCCGGCTGAAGGAGCTCGAGGCCACCGGCTTGTAGCCGTCGTCGTTGCGAGCCCGCGGCAGAGGGAGGGCAGCCACGGCCGTGGGACCGGAAAGACGACGCGGCTGGAGATGGGCGGGCATCAGCGCCCGCGCCAGGCGCGCGATCTGCTCGATGTCGTGGCGGTAGTGCGGCAGCTCGGCGCGCAGGCGGCGCTGGAGGGCCCAGAAACGTGCCGCCTCCTGGGAGGTGTAGGGGCGCCTCTGCTCGTCGAGCAGCGCCTTCACGGCCCCCGCCGGCCGCGCCCAGGAGCCCTGAGGCGTGAGGTCGTTGCGGTAGAGGACGGTGCCGTCGCGCCTCCACACCATGACGGAGTCGGCCACCGCCTGCTGCTCGGCCGCGGCGACCGCGTCGGCGAGGACGGCGAAGTGGTGGTCGTGCCCGGCCGCGGTGGTGAAGCGGCCGTGGCCGCCCAGCCTGTTCACGTCGGCGCAGCGCACTGCGGTGCCCTGCCGGGAGTCCGCCGCCCGTACGGCCAGCACCACCAGCTCCACCCGGTAGCCCGCCCGCCGGTAGGCCATCGCGCCCTCCACGAAGCCGGCCGCGCTACCCGGAGCGATCTCGATCGTCACATCCCCGCGCCGCTCCCGTACGGCCGCCTCGGCCATCGCCTGCCAGGCCCGGTAGTCCGCCCGGATGCGTTCGCCGGCCGTGCGCGGCTCCTCGCGCAGCAAGTCGTAGTAGTCCGGGTGCGACGCCTTGAAGAAGTCGCCGCTGATGTGTGTGGGCCGACCACGCAGGGCCCGGCGCAGCACCCGGGCCGCGGTCGTTTTCCCGGAGCCGGGCTGCCCCAGTACATACACCGCGACCGGCCGCTCCTGCGGCGTGATGTCCTGAAGGAGGGACGGGGCGATCAGCGTGTCGAAGATCCAGCGGTGTTCCTCGGCGGAGAGCCGGTGGTAGTCGACGCCCGGCGCCTCCCGGCGGGCCTGCGCACCACGTCGCAGCGGTTCGGCCAGCGCGGCCGCGCGCTCGCCGTCGCGCCGCACTGCCAGGGCCCAGTCCTCGGGCAGCCGCGGATCGTGCGCCCGCCGGTCGGCATCGGCGAGCTGGCGGCGGAAGGCGCCGGTCTCCGCCGCACTCCACGGACGTAACCGCTCACCCAGCAGCGCCTCGCGCGCACCGGCCGGCTGCCGCCAGCTGCCATCGGGCTCGCGCTCGTTGGCGTACAGGACCTCGCCGGCACGCCGGACGACGACGACCCGGTCGGCCAAATGTCCGGCCTCGACCTCTGCCAGGGCCGTGGGCAGCGCGGCCGCGCAGGCGTCGTGGTTGTCCCACCCCACATACCGGGCCCGGCCCTCCTCGGCCAGGCGCAGGTACCGGTCCAGCACACCGAGCTGGGACACGGCCTCCGGCACGGCCAGGGCCACCACCTCCACCCGGTAGCCGGCCGCGCGGTAGACGGCGAGCGTGGCCAGCCACCCGGCCGGGTCGGCCAGGGCCTCCTCCGCCACCACATCGAACCGGCGGCCGCGGGCGTGGGCTTCGACCTCGGCCTGCCAGCGGTAGGTCTCCGGCCGCACCCGCACCCCGGCCGTCCGCACGTCCTCCGACAGGAAGGTGTTGTAGTGCGGGTGCAGGGCCTTGTAGGTGTCCCGGTCCACCCGCACCGCGCCGCCCCGCTGTTCGAGGGCAGCGTGCACGAGGTCCATCACCAGCGTCTTGCCGCTGCCCGCCTGCCCGGCCACGAACACCACCACCGGGTGCTCCTGCGCCACCGCGCCCGCGGTCAGCTGCGGCACGATCACCTCGGCGAGCAACCCGCCGTACTTCTCCACCAACGTCTCCCGGCCGCGTTCGAGCTCTGCTGTCTCCTCCGTGCCCGTTCTGGTCCGCCGCGGCGGACCAGAACGGCCGCAGCGCCGCTACTGGGCGTCCAGTTCCCGGCGCAGCTCGTCCAGCGTTCGGCCGTCGCCCTCGATGTGCCACAGGGTCCAGCCGTTGATGACGTTGCCTGTGACAGCTTCCGCCGCCTTCGACGGGGAGGGGAAGGGGGAGGGGTGGCCGTCGACGATGAGCTGGCCGTCGGCGGTTACGACGGCGCGGCCCGACCGGTTGGCGCGACGCTGGTGGAAGGTGAGGACGGTGTCCGGCTTGAGCAGGCCGGCCTGCATCAAAGCGGCGAGCGGCCCGTGCGGGATGACGGGCGCGGCCGTTGCGCCATCGGATCCGCCGCCGAGGGACAGGGTGACGTGGATCGTGTCATCGCCGCTCGCGCTCGTGAGCCGGGCGATCACGGCGGGGTCGAAGTGGATGCTGAGCGTGGCCATGCGTTCTCCTGCCGTCGGGTGGCCCCAGGGCCTGTTTCGCTGACTTCCGCTTCGATTTTAAGCGGCATAAGCAACTCAGGTCAACTCTAGTGCTCAGCAGTTCAGCAGAACTCCGAGAAGGAGTAGGTAGCCGCTGGAGCTCTGGCGCAACACGCGGCGCAACGCCGGGCTGCAACGCGCCTGTGTTGCGGCCCGACCTGCACGAACGCCCGTTGCGCGACTTACCGGCCCGCGTGTTGCAATCCCACTGATGCGCGATTCATGCGCGATTAAGTGCGCGAATCAATGCGCGATCGGGTATGCTGTCCATTGGAGGTGACCTCTGTGTCCACTGAGAACGAGCTGTTCAGCGCCGTGGATGCGCTGCTGGAGCAAGTCGCACAGGACGACCTGCCGGCCCCGGCGGAGCGCAAGCGTCTGCGGGAGGCGGCGGGCCTGAGCCAGGCGCAGATCGCGAAGGCGCTGGACGCCCGCCGGGAGGCGGTGGGGAACTGGGAGACCGGGAAGACCGAGCCGCGGCCGCCGAAGCGCGCCGCGTACGCCCGGCTCCTGGAGGGCCTCGCCGCCCGCTTCCCCGCCCCGGCCGCCGACGCGCCCGTCCCGGCCCCGGCGCCGATCGTGCCGGAGGCGTTCACCGGCCCCGCCCCTGCGCCCGTTCCCGCCCCGGCGGCCGAAGCGCCGGCGCCCCCGGCCCCGGCTGCTTCCGTGCGACCGGCGCCCGCCGTGAAGCCCGCCGCGTCGTCACGGCGCCCGGGTGCGAAGAAGGCGGTGGCGAAGAAGACCACGGCGTCCGCAGCCGCCGTCGACCCGCGCTTCGAGAACGGTCCGCTCGCCGTCATCGACGTCGACACCGACGGGCAGGTCTCCGCGTACTGCGTCGGCGGCCTGGTCCTGGACGTGCCCGCCAAGACGATCCCGGCCCTGGTCGACTGGACGCTGGCGGAGGCGAAGCTCGGGCAGGCCCGTCTGCACCGCAACGGCCGCGACGCCGACCCGATCCTCGTGCTGACCGCCTCCGCGCTGGAGCGCTTCGGTCTGCCCGCCGCCCTGTCGGAGGAGGAGCGCCGCGCGGGCCGGCTGGCGTCCGGGCACAAGGTGGTCAAGCAGATCGAGCGCGCCGGGCTCCAGATGACCCAGCGCGGCTTCGGCCCGTGGGCCCGGCTCTACCGCGACCCCGAGGGCTCCCGGCGGCGCTGCGTCCAGCTGTGCGTCCTGCCGTGGGACGCGCTGAACACCCGGGAGTGGGGCAAGAAGGACCGCCCGGAGCTGCTGCTGACGATGCACCCGGCCGACCTCGCCCGCTACCTCGGCCTGTACGCGGCCCGGGTGATGACGCCGCGCGGCTCCACCGCGACGACCGGCCTGGAGCTGATGACTGCGTTGCGCCCGCCGACCCGTGCGGAGAAGGACCCGGCGACCGGCGAGTTCAAGCGGGCCTTCAACGACGACGCCCTCACTCAGGTGTACCCCGTGGTGGAGTGCGAGGTCCCCGACGAGCACCCGATCCTCAAGGACAAGTTCGCCCGGCACCACCTGCGCACCCCGGCCGAGATGCTGATGGAGGAGCCCTACGACTGGTGCCGGCCGCTGACCGACGAGGAGTGCGCCAACCCGTACCTGGTCGTCGTCGACATCAACATGAGCTTTGCCGCGGCCGCGAACGGGCTCACGGTCGGGCTGAATGGGCCGACCCACCTGACCGGCAACCCGAAGTTCGACGCGTCACTGCCCGGCTCCTGGCTGGTCGACCTGTCCCACGTCGACCTCTCCCGCGTTCGCATCAACGGCCGCACCGTCGACGGCGACCGGCTCCCCTCGCCGTTCACTCCGACCGGCGAGCGCCCGACCGGCCCGGCCTGGTACTCCACGCCGACCGTCGCCTACGCGGTGGAGCTCGGCTTCGACGTCGCGCCGATCGAGGCGTACGTGCGCACCCAGAGCGGCCGCTACCTGGACTCCTGGTACAAGCGGCTGCGCGACGCGTACGTGGAGACGATGGCCGACATGGGCGTCACCACCGACCTCCAGGGCGAGGAGTTCCTCGAGGCGATGGCGCGGCGCAAGCAGACGGACCCGACGATGGCGCTGCTGGAGACCGCGATCAAGGCCACGGCCAAGGGCGCGATCGGCAAGCTGCGACAGCGTTCGCGGGGTCAGGTGCCGTACTACGAGCCCTACCCGGCGCTGGAGCGGGTGAACTGGCGCCCGGACATCCGGGCCGCCGTGCTCGCCAGCCAGCGCACCGGCCTGCACCGCAAGTTGATGAAGACGGCGGCCGCCGCCGACCTGTACCCGACCTCCATCGGCACCGACGCGATCGTCTACCCCTCGCCCGGCCCGTCCCCGCTGGACGTCCTGCCGACCACGCCTGAGGGCAAGCCGGTGCCCGGCGGCTTCCGGCTCGGCGTCTCGCCCGGCATGGTCAAGCACCAGGGCACCCAGACCGTCCTGTGGGCGGAGCAGCAGTTCGAGGAGCGCGGCGGCGTCTTCAACATCTCCAACCTGATCAAGACCGCCGACCCGACGGCCGGAGAAGGGGAGTAGACCGTGGTGGACTCGCTCGGGGACAGCCTGGACCGCGCACTGGAGAAGGCGTTCACCCGCCCCGCTCCCAAGAGCGCCCAGGCCCAGATGAAGTACCTCGTCAAGCAGCTCAAGGGCACCAACGCCGTCGCTCAGGCCCTCGGGATCTCCCAGCGCACCGTCGAGCGGTATGTGACGGGCAAGATCAAGCGGCCCCGCCAGGACCTGCGCGCCCGCCTGGAGGCCGAGGTGAAGAAGAGGTGGCAGCCACAGGTCCGCGCGAAGGCGAGGCAGAAGGCGGCGACCACGACCGGGCTGGTCGTCTCCACCCGCGCCCGCTTCGGCTTCGAAGCCGCCGGGGGCACGACCGACGACGCCCGGATCCGGGACATCACCCAGGCCCTGCCGCCCGAGTACGCCGACCAGCTGTTCACCGCACGGGAGCAGGGCGCCGGCGAGGACCAGCTCCGGCAGATCGCCGCCGACGGCCTGGCCAGGATGTACTTCCGCGCCAACAACAGCAGGGCCCACGGCCTGGACGTGGAGTTCACCGACGTGGAGCGGCTCGACATCGACCTGTAGGCCGGCCCCTGCAGAAACGCCGCGCACCCCGGCATTGGAGCTGCCGGGGTGCGCGGCGTTTCGCATCCTACGGAAAGCCCGCCACGGTCAGGCCGTACGCGCGGCACGGCGGCGTGCCCACCAGGACAGGCGCGGCGCGGTGACGGCGTTGACGGCCCGGCCGAACGCCTCCAGCGCGGCCTCCAGGCGCGCGGTGTTCTCCACGTCCGACAGGGCGTTCAGCAGCTGCTCGGTGGCGGTGACGACGGCCGGGTCGGAGGAGCGCATGAGCGGGGCGGCGGCGGTGGCGGCCCGGGTGAGCGGCTCGCGCACGGCGGCCACGGTCTGCTTGGTCGCCACCCGCTCCCGGCTCAGCAGCTCGGCCGCGCGCCCGAAGCCCACGAGCCCGCTCTGCGCGTCGGTGCCGCCGGCGATCCGGGCGCGGGCGGCACCGCCGGCGAAGGCGAGCACGGCCAGCAGGAACGTCCGGCCTCGCTCGGCCGGCCCCTCCCACAGCAGTCGGTTGGTGGTGGCCGCGCTCTGCAGTTCCGTCACCGCCACCGTCATCGCATCCGCCTGCACCCGCAGGGCGCCGATCTCGGCCTGTTGCTCCTGGCGGTTGCGGGAGCGGTTGGTCAGCCATGCCGCCAGGACGGCGATGAACGCCCCCGAGACGAGCGTGCTGGCCAACTCGATCAACTTGTCCATCCCCACAGGCTGGCCTCGCGCCGGCCCCGGCGTCCGGGCCGTTGCGCACCTGACGCACAACCCGCACCCTCCCGTTGCCGATCAGGAGCAGCAGCGGCGGCCGGGACGCCGTAAGGCCCCGCCCTGCGCTACTGCGCTGGTGCGGGGCCTCACACGCGTATCCGTGGGGGACGGAGTTCACGCGTCGACGTGTCCAACGCCGACGGCCCACGCGCCGTCACGGGCCCGCGGGAGAGGCGGTTGCCCTGGTGCATAAGCTCTCGGGCATGAGCGAGGAGAGCCTGCACGAGATCCTGGGCGACATCGAGCGGTCGGTCCGTGACTTCACCGGCGCCGAAGCCGCCCTCGCGGAAGCCGAGCAGTGGCGCGACCACACCCGCCAGGCCGTGCTGGACCAGGTCGAGCGACTGCATGCCGAGGTGGATGCCGTCCACGCCCCCGAGCTGATCGGCGTGCTCAGGCACCTGTACTGGCAGCAGCCCGGTATCCACGGACGCCCCCTCGCAGAGGCCGCCGGCCTCAACCTCCACGACATGCTTGCCGCGATCGGCCCGGCGCCGTCGGGGATCCTGTGCGCCGATTGCGGCACGGAACTGCTGCGCACCAGCCGCTCGTGGACGCCGCCGGCCCGGTATGGGCCGCCGCTGTGCCCGGACTGCATCAGCCAGGAGCGCGACGCACAATGGCCGCAGTATGGGGTGGAGCGCCTGCGGACCCGCATCGTCGCCGGGGCCCTGGTGCAGGCGCGAGCCATGGACTGGCGCGCCGCCGCCGAGCTGGTGCTCGCCTTTCCGCCGCTGTCCCAGGGGGTTGGCCGCGGCACCGTCGCAGACCAGCAGGACGGCGTCTGGCGCGGTTGGGAGAACGCCCGGGTGATCCGCAACCGCCTGATCGCGGCGGCCGCCGACGGTGACGACACCGTGGGCGTCGCCGTCGACGAGGCGCAGCTGCTGGTGGAGACCGCGTTGCAGGTCGCCGACTGGGACACGGCCCGAACCCGCGACATCGTCGACCCGATCACCCATGAACCGGCGCTCGCCCTACTCACCCGGTTGAAGCGCGAGGTCCGCGCCACCGCTCAGGCCGCCCGGGAGCGCGCGGACGCCGCGTACCCCGAGGGCTACGAGTTGAGCGAGGACG from Streptomyces globosus harbors:
- a CDS encoding zeta toxin family protein: MEKYGGLLAEVIVPQLTAGAVAQEHPVVVFVAGQAGSGKTLVMDLVHAALEQRGGAVRVDRDTYKALHPHYNTFLSEDVRTAGVRVRPETYRWQAEVEAHARGRRFDVVAEEALADPAGWLATLAVYRAAGYRVEVVALAVPEAVSQLGVLDRYLRLAEEGRARYVGWDNHDACAAALPTALAEVEAGHLADRVVVVRRAGEVLYANEREPDGSWRQPAGAREALLGERLRPWSAAETGAFRRQLADADRRAHDPRLPEDWALAVRRDGERAAALAEPLRRGAQARREAPGVDYHRLSAEEHRWIFDTLIAPSLLQDITPQERPVAVYVLGQPGSGKTTAARVLRRALRGRPTHISGDFFKASHPDYYDLLREEPRTAGERIRADYRAWQAMAEAAVRERRGDVTIEIAPGSAAGFVEGAMAYRRAGYRVELVVLAVRAADSRQGTAVRCADVNRLGGHGRFTTAAGHDHHFAVLADAVAAAEQQAVADSVMVWRRDGTVLYRNDLTPQGSWARPAGAVKALLDEQRRPYTSQEAARFWALQRRLRAELPHYRHDIEQIARLARALMPAHLQPRRLSGPTAVAALPLPRARNDDGYKPVASSSFSRAA
- a CDS encoding DUF4357 domain-containing protein — protein: MATLSIHFDPAVIARLTSASGDDTIHVTLSLGGGSDGATAAPVIPHGPLAALMQAGLLKPDTVLTFHQRRANRSGRAVVTADGQLIVDGHPSPFPSPSKAAEAVTGNVINGWTLWHIEGDGRTLDELRRELDAQ
- the tap gene encoding telomere-associated protein Tap, whose translation is MSTENELFSAVDALLEQVAQDDLPAPAERKRLREAAGLSQAQIAKALDARREAVGNWETGKTEPRPPKRAAYARLLEGLAARFPAPAADAPVPAPAPIVPEAFTGPAPAPVPAPAAEAPAPPAPAASVRPAPAVKPAASSRRPGAKKAVAKKTTASAAAVDPRFENGPLAVIDVDTDGQVSAYCVGGLVLDVPAKTIPALVDWTLAEAKLGQARLHRNGRDADPILVLTASALERFGLPAALSEEERRAGRLASGHKVVKQIERAGLQMTQRGFGPWARLYRDPEGSRRRCVQLCVLPWDALNTREWGKKDRPELLLTMHPADLARYLGLYAARVMTPRGSTATTGLELMTALRPPTRAEKDPATGEFKRAFNDDALTQVYPVVECEVPDEHPILKDKFARHHLRTPAEMLMEEPYDWCRPLTDEECANPYLVVVDINMSFAAAANGLTVGLNGPTHLTGNPKFDASLPGSWLVDLSHVDLSRVRINGRTVDGDRLPSPFTPTGERPTGPAWYSTPTVAYAVELGFDVAPIEAYVRTQSGRYLDSWYKRLRDAYVETMADMGVTTDLQGEEFLEAMARRKQTDPTMALLETAIKATAKGAIGKLRQRSRGQVPYYEPYPALERVNWRPDIRAAVLASQRTGLHRKLMKTAAAADLYPTSIGTDAIVYPSPGPSPLDVLPTTPEGKPVPGGFRLGVSPGMVKHQGTQTVLWAEQQFEERGGVFNISNLIKTADPTAGEGE
- the tpg gene encoding telomere-protecting terminal protein Tpg, which gives rise to MVDSLGDSLDRALEKAFTRPAPKSAQAQMKYLVKQLKGTNAVAQALGISQRTVERYVTGKIKRPRQDLRARLEAEVKKRWQPQVRAKARQKAATTTGLVVSTRARFGFEAAGGTTDDARIRDITQALPPEYADQLFTAREQGAGEDQLRQIAADGLARMYFRANNSRAHGLDVEFTDVERLDIDL